A DNA window from Allokutzneria albata contains the following coding sequences:
- a CDS encoding carbohydrate ABC transporter permease, translating into MQARAGRMAALLLSPTLLVLGLVVGYPLLAAVRESLYRSGDQLDADGFLQTGDRFVGLDNYADALGSRFWTAFGNTSFFTFTTVAIEVVIGTAMALVMHRVVRGRGLVRASILVPWAIPTAVSGLLWRWIFQSDGVANQVLATELLWTSDGWAAKVAVIIADTWKTAPFVGLLVLAGLQLIPNEVNEAARLDGASVWQRLWRVTLPLVKPALLVAVLFRLLDALRMFDLPFVLVGPQKGSVETLSMLAWSEANQVRYGPAAAYSVVLFLYVVVIAFVFVKLLGADLLGDKKKGAST; encoded by the coding sequence GTGCAGGCCCGAGCCGGCAGGATGGCCGCGCTGCTGTTGTCGCCGACCCTGCTCGTGCTCGGGCTGGTGGTCGGGTACCCGTTGCTGGCCGCCGTTCGGGAATCGCTCTACCGCAGCGGTGACCAGCTGGACGCGGACGGCTTCCTGCAGACCGGCGACCGGTTCGTCGGACTGGACAACTACGCCGACGCGCTCGGATCGCGGTTCTGGACGGCCTTCGGCAACACGTCCTTCTTCACCTTCACCACCGTCGCGATCGAGGTGGTGATCGGCACGGCGATGGCACTGGTGATGCACAGGGTGGTCCGGGGCCGCGGGCTCGTCCGCGCGTCGATCCTGGTGCCCTGGGCGATCCCCACCGCGGTCTCGGGCCTGTTGTGGCGCTGGATCTTCCAGTCCGACGGGGTGGCGAACCAGGTGCTCGCGACGGAGCTGCTGTGGACCTCCGACGGCTGGGCCGCCAAGGTCGCGGTGATCATCGCGGACACCTGGAAGACCGCGCCGTTCGTCGGCCTGCTCGTGCTCGCCGGCTTGCAGCTGATCCCGAACGAGGTGAACGAGGCGGCGCGACTGGACGGGGCGAGCGTGTGGCAGCGGCTGTGGCGGGTCACCCTGCCGCTGGTCAAGCCCGCCCTGCTGGTGGCGGTGCTGTTCCGGCTGCTGGACGCGCTGCGCATGTTCGACCTGCCGTTCGTGCTCGTCGGCCCGCAGAAGGGCTCGGTGGAGACGTTGTCGATGCTCGCGTGGAGCGAGGCCAACCAGGTCCGGTACGGCCCGGCCGCGGCGTACTCGGTGGTCCTGTTCCTCTACGTCGTGGTCATCGCGTTCGTGTTCGTCAAGCTGCTCGGCGCGGATCTATTGGGAGACAAGAAGAAGGGCGCTTCGACATGA
- a CDS encoding HNH endonuclease signature motif containing protein — MAPADIEDELVAAYAAIGKAVADFASTLMKLYDDLDPQVQQYAGDVLMPLLRVSQVKGNKLIDRAMSLVEHPAVLEALSEGRIDEGKALMIIDQVSVLDAANQAIAEPVLIAHAASHNYTASQRYARRYVLKLDAEAALRRHEEKRKQRLVEKFNLDDGMCSLRVVLPALDAALAFDRIDRIARALPKDDRTLDQKRSDVAADLLMGKDTPAPQGEVCVNLTMPITNILGLTTDPVMLGGYGPLPAEVVADVAANGIWKRILTDPVTGMAEHITTYRPTPAQRELINARYPTCTMVGCNQPAHRCDVDHCCPFDGTNTTIANLRPKCRHHHRMKTHSNWSCENRPDGTHAWTTPSGRVIETELEPIAEPAPF; from the coding sequence ATGGCCCCTGCCGATATCGAAGACGAACTCGTCGCCGCCTACGCCGCCATCGGTAAGGCTGTCGCGGACTTCGCCTCAACCCTGATGAAGCTCTATGACGACCTCGACCCGCAAGTGCAGCAGTACGCCGGGGATGTCCTGATGCCGCTGCTGCGTGTCTCCCAGGTCAAGGGCAACAAGCTCATCGACCGCGCCATGTCGCTGGTAGAGCACCCGGCGGTGTTGGAAGCGTTGTCGGAGGGGCGGATCGACGAGGGCAAGGCGTTGATGATCATCGATCAGGTCAGTGTCCTCGACGCCGCCAACCAGGCCATCGCCGAACCCGTGTTGATCGCGCATGCGGCATCGCACAACTACACCGCGAGCCAACGCTATGCCCGGCGCTATGTCCTCAAGCTCGACGCCGAAGCAGCCCTGCGGCGTCATGAGGAGAAGCGCAAGCAGCGGTTGGTGGAGAAGTTCAACCTCGACGACGGCATGTGCTCCCTGCGCGTCGTTTTGCCTGCCCTCGACGCGGCCTTGGCCTTCGATCGGATCGACCGCATCGCGCGGGCACTGCCGAAGGATGACCGAACGCTGGATCAGAAGCGGTCGGATGTCGCGGCGGATTTGTTGATGGGGAAGGACACTCCGGCGCCGCAGGGGGAGGTGTGTGTGAACTTGACCATGCCGATCACCAACATCCTGGGTCTGACCACAGACCCGGTCATGCTCGGCGGATACGGGCCGCTGCCCGCGGAGGTCGTGGCGGATGTGGCGGCGAATGGGATCTGGAAGCGCATCCTGACTGACCCGGTGACGGGGATGGCTGAGCACATCACCACCTACCGGCCCACCCCGGCGCAACGGGAACTCATCAACGCCCGGTATCCCACGTGCACGATGGTCGGCTGCAACCAACCCGCCCACCGCTGCGACGTGGACCACTGCTGTCCCTTTGACGGCACCAACACCACCATCGCCAACCTGCGACCGAAGTGCAGGCACCACCACCGGATGAAGACCCACTCCAACTGGTCCTGCGAGAACCGCCCCGACGGGACGCATGCGTGGACCACACCGAGCGGCAGGGTGATCGAGACCGAACTCGAACCCATCGCCGAACCCGCGCCCTTCTAA
- a CDS encoding polysaccharide lyase family protein — protein MSGGPGIRRLAVTPGIGWIDLTWEANSFHPLVDHFAVYASETPFSQGELVGKTVYTRFRHDNLGPRGRTWYYRVVTVDAAGNRSRPSPVSRASSLTSVTVSGRPVAVIGDYDRKSLELALAPNGYQQYSTRFPTGPDYAFGSSSPGTDWPYLHPGPADKWAGSKAHTFRFRFPLPSVRELVLVLAVWLIDTHATNPGRLTVSCNGAPVTDVALDKGATKGSTIGEGPLLRPSIVEVPLPWNALRVGENVIALGKASGSWHAYDAVGVFEPG, from the coding sequence ATGTCAGGAGGCCCTGGGATCCGGCGACTCGCGGTCACCCCCGGTATCGGGTGGATCGACCTCACCTGGGAGGCGAACTCCTTTCACCCGCTGGTCGACCACTTCGCCGTCTACGCATCGGAAACCCCCTTCTCGCAAGGGGAACTGGTCGGCAAGACCGTCTACACGCGGTTCCGGCACGACAACCTCGGGCCGCGCGGCCGAACCTGGTACTACCGCGTCGTCACCGTTGACGCCGCGGGAAACCGCAGCCGACCGAGCCCGGTGTCGCGTGCCTCGTCGCTGACCTCGGTCACGGTGTCCGGGAGACCGGTGGCGGTCATCGGGGACTACGACCGCAAGAGCCTGGAGCTGGCGCTCGCCCCCAACGGCTACCAGCAGTACTCGACGCGGTTTCCCACCGGGCCCGACTACGCGTTCGGTTCCAGCTCGCCCGGTACCGACTGGCCCTACCTGCACCCCGGCCCGGCGGACAAGTGGGCCGGGAGCAAGGCGCACACCTTCCGGTTCCGGTTCCCGTTGCCCTCGGTCCGCGAGCTCGTGCTCGTGCTCGCAGTGTGGCTGATCGACACCCACGCCACGAACCCCGGCAGGTTGACGGTGTCCTGCAACGGAGCGCCCGTGACCGACGTGGCCCTGGACAAGGGCGCCACCAAGGGCTCCACGATCGGCGAGGGCCCGCTCCTGCGTCCGTCCATCGTGGAGGTCCCCCTGCCGTGGAACGCGCTGCGCGTCGGCGAGAACGTGATCGCACTGGGCAAGGCCAGCGGTTCGTGGCACGCCTACGACGCCGTAGGCGTGTTCGAGCCCGGCTGA
- a CDS encoding DUF6506 family protein: protein MEPCGAFGPVWTARVIEAVDVPVGAVTYGSEATERLDALFG, encoded by the coding sequence ATCGAGCCGTGCGGAGCGTTCGGTCCTGTTTGGACAGCTCGGGTGATCGAGGCGGTGGACGTCCCGGTCGGTGCCGTCACCTACGGCTCCGAGGCCACTGAGCGGTTGGACGCGCTCTTCGGATAA
- a CDS encoding helix-turn-helix transcriptional regulator, translating into MDREQLAHFLRTRREALQPEDVGLPRRPRRRTSGLSRDEVAVLVGMSTDYYSRLEQQRGPKPSEQMLAAIAQGLRLSLDERDHLFRLAGHSAPTRVLRSDHVSQGLMRVLDRLTDTPALVLSDLGETLVQNWLATALLGDQTHFTGLARSSVYRWFTDPSSRAIYPEADHDHHARVQVATLRAALVRNGPGSRARALVDSLLELSPEFTALWEQHEVAVRRGEHKRVVHPELGVLDLHCQVLRTDSQDQILLVYTASPGTEGYEKLTLLSVLGSTAS; encoded by the coding sequence ATGGACAGGGAACAGCTCGCGCACTTCCTCCGCACTCGCCGGGAGGCGTTGCAGCCGGAGGACGTGGGCCTGCCCCGCAGACCGCGCCGACGCACCTCCGGGCTGAGCCGGGACGAGGTCGCGGTGCTCGTGGGCATGTCGACCGACTACTACAGCCGCCTGGAACAGCAGCGCGGACCGAAGCCCTCGGAGCAGATGCTGGCCGCGATCGCCCAGGGGCTGCGGCTGAGCCTCGACGAGCGCGACCACCTGTTCCGCCTGGCCGGGCACAGCGCGCCGACCCGGGTGCTGCGCTCCGACCACGTCAGCCAGGGGCTGATGCGGGTGCTGGACCGGCTCACCGACACGCCGGCGCTGGTGCTGAGCGATCTCGGCGAGACGCTGGTGCAGAACTGGCTGGCCACCGCGCTGCTCGGTGACCAGACCCACTTCACCGGGCTCGCCCGCAGCTCGGTCTACCGGTGGTTCACCGACCCGTCCTCGCGCGCGATCTACCCCGAGGCCGACCACGACCACCACGCGCGCGTGCAGGTCGCCACGCTCCGGGCGGCGTTGGTGCGCAACGGTCCCGGCTCGCGGGCGCGGGCGCTCGTGGACAGCCTGCTGGAGCTGAGCCCGGAGTTCACCGCGTTGTGGGAACAGCACGAGGTGGCCGTGCGCAGGGGCGAGCACAAGCGCGTGGTGCACCCGGAGCTGGGCGTGCTCGATCTGCACTGCCAGGTGCTGCGCACCGACAGCCAGGACCAGATCCTGCTGGTCTACACGGCCTCGCCCGGCACCGAGGGCTACGAGAAGCTCACCCTGCTCTCGGTGCTGGGCTCGACGGCGTCCTAG
- a CDS encoding carbohydrate ABC transporter permease has product MTAVRRLAPLLGITVIILYCLAPFYWMVVSSFRRTSDIFDMSVLPSPWSLENYQAVFSGQNQFTRALLNSLVVAGVTTVFTVLLGTLAGYALARLDFRFKNAVLALVIATSMFPGISLVVPLLKLFSEIGWIDSYQAMIVPSMSFALPLAVWNLTTFFRQLPVELAEAATVDGCTRGQAFRKVILPIAVPGVFTTTIIVFVVAWNEFVIALSMVSKPEIQTATVRISQFAGFAGYDSPFGTQMAAGVIVTVPLVVAVLLFQRWIISGLTSGGVK; this is encoded by the coding sequence ATGACCGCTGTCCGTCGGCTGGCGCCCTTGCTCGGGATCACCGTCATCATCCTGTACTGCCTCGCGCCGTTCTACTGGATGGTGGTGTCGAGCTTCCGCCGCACCAGTGACATCTTCGACATGTCCGTGCTGCCGTCGCCGTGGTCGCTGGAGAACTACCAGGCGGTGTTCAGCGGGCAGAACCAGTTCACCCGCGCACTGCTCAACAGCCTGGTGGTCGCGGGCGTCACGACCGTGTTCACCGTGCTGCTCGGCACCCTGGCCGGGTACGCGTTGGCCCGGTTGGACTTCCGGTTCAAGAACGCTGTGCTGGCGCTGGTGATCGCCACCTCGATGTTCCCGGGGATCTCGCTGGTGGTGCCGCTGCTGAAGCTGTTCTCCGAGATCGGCTGGATCGACAGCTACCAGGCCATGATCGTGCCGAGCATGTCCTTCGCGCTGCCGCTCGCGGTGTGGAACCTGACCACGTTCTTCCGCCAGCTGCCGGTGGAGCTGGCGGAAGCGGCCACTGTGGACGGCTGCACCCGGGGCCAGGCCTTCCGCAAGGTGATCCTGCCGATCGCGGTCCCCGGTGTCTTCACCACCACGATCATCGTGTTCGTGGTGGCGTGGAACGAGTTCGTCATCGCGCTCAGCATGGTGAGCAAACCGGAGATACAGACCGCCACAGTGCGGATCTCCCAGTTCGCCGGGTTCGCGGGCTACGACAGTCCGTTCGGGACGCAGATGGCCGCCGGTGTCATCGTCACCGTGCCGCTGGTCGTCGCGGTCCTGCTCTTCCAGCGTTGGATCATTTCCGGCCTGACCTCGGGTGGTGTCAAATGA
- a CDS encoding MFS transporter has protein sequence MTRSRLVLPTYVAAEGLSLFGNSAINVVLPWLVLARTGDASAAAIVAACAGVVQVGATFAIGRLVDLFGARRLAVIADVGSAASVAALALVGIAGGLSLPVMIALAAAGALFDIPGMTARQTLMPRVAERSGVALDTVASVRQGVFGLSLFTGPALAGVLLGVFDPERVLWLTAACSALAALVTLGIRVPPVMGGREAEPGVRGGWRALRWTPVLVKLFSVATVSAGMSAPLLQVLLPAHFAASGRPDLLGFTMSALAVGVIAGSAGYAVLAKVSRRLAWTVAVAATTAGLVLIATLEGFWLVGLGAVVVGVSSGIVSPVFSVVVAERVPAAQLGSVMGMMNAASLVSGPLGLGVAGVVVANGGLPVLAWGVVAVWIVVGLACATGPALRDLEAPQEVSARAHD, from the coding sequence ATGACACGTTCTCGGCTGGTCCTGCCCACGTACGTGGCCGCGGAAGGGCTGTCCCTGTTCGGCAATTCGGCCATCAACGTGGTGCTGCCGTGGCTCGTGCTCGCCCGCACCGGCGACGCCTCCGCGGCCGCGATCGTCGCCGCGTGCGCGGGCGTGGTGCAGGTCGGGGCGACCTTCGCGATCGGCAGGCTCGTTGACCTGTTCGGCGCCCGCCGCCTCGCGGTCATCGCCGATGTCGGCTCCGCGGCGTCGGTCGCGGCGCTGGCGTTGGTGGGCATCGCAGGCGGGCTGTCCCTGCCGGTCATGATCGCTTTGGCCGCGGCGGGGGCGCTGTTCGACATCCCGGGGATGACCGCGCGGCAGACCTTGATGCCTCGCGTCGCGGAGCGCTCCGGGGTCGCGCTGGACACGGTCGCCTCGGTGCGGCAAGGCGTGTTCGGGCTCTCGCTGTTCACCGGCCCGGCCCTCGCCGGGGTGTTGCTCGGCGTGTTCGACCCGGAGCGGGTGTTGTGGCTGACCGCCGCCTGCTCGGCGCTGGCCGCACTGGTGACGCTCGGCATCCGGGTGCCGCCGGTGATGGGCGGACGGGAGGCGGAGCCCGGTGTCCGCGGCGGCTGGCGCGCGCTCCGGTGGACACCCGTCCTGGTGAAGCTGTTCAGCGTCGCCACGGTGTCCGCGGGCATGTCCGCGCCGCTGCTCCAGGTGCTCCTCCCGGCGCACTTCGCCGCGTCGGGCCGCCCGGACCTGCTCGGTTTCACCATGTCGGCCCTTGCCGTCGGGGTGATCGCGGGCTCGGCCGGGTACGCGGTCCTGGCGAAGGTGTCGCGACGCCTGGCGTGGACGGTCGCCGTCGCGGCCACCACGGCGGGACTCGTCCTGATCGCTACGCTGGAGGGGTTCTGGCTCGTCGGGCTCGGCGCGGTGGTGGTCGGAGTGTCCAGCGGGATCGTCAGCCCGGTGTTCAGCGTTGTCGTGGCCGAACGCGTCCCAGCCGCCCAGCTCGGCAGCGTCATGGGAATGATGAACGCCGCGTCCCTGGTGTCCGGGCCGCTCGGGCTCGGCGTCGCCGGTGTCGTGGTCGCGAACGGCGGCCTGCCGGTCCTGGCGTGGGGAGTCGTGGCCGTCTGGATCGTGGTCGGGCTCGCCTGCGCGACGGGGCCCGCCCTGCGCGATCTCGAAGCACCCCAGGAGGTGTCCGCGCGTGCTCACGATTAG
- a CDS encoding alkaline phosphatase D family protein, producing the protein MTGLPSRRTFLGLAGVSAAAIALGTGAPAHASTPGGEDVPADPFKLGVASGDPEPDGFVLWTRLAPEPLAADGHGGMPRRPFDVHYEVAEDPQFSRVVRRGHAVASPDLAHSVHPEVNGLRPGREYFYRFRAGRSISPVGRTRTAPARDDQAPSLSFAVASCQAWYHGHFTAYRHMAAEDIDLVFFVGDYIYEYAINSVNLWREGVQLDKVHDAEVRTLEQYRLRYALFKSDPHLQAVHARAPWVSTWDDHEVQNNYDHAGQGVTPEDFDRRRAVAYRAYYENMPLRRTSLPHGPDMTLYRRLHWGRLADINVLDTRQYRVPEKSILGARQEKWLHNGLRSSSATWNVLAQQVVMAQIDRDTGPGQTFSDDQWDGFRAERERLLALRTPNLVVLTGDIHRHVAAELKADFNDPASATIGTELVAGSIGSDGDGAPRDAYTDLWLSNPHVKFYDGRRGYLLGRMTPERLTSEYKVVDYIRRDDRAPVATAARFVTTAGRPGLEAL; encoded by the coding sequence ATGACCGGCTTACCCAGCAGAAGAACGTTCCTCGGCCTCGCAGGAGTCAGCGCGGCGGCGATCGCGCTCGGCACCGGGGCCCCGGCGCACGCGTCCACTCCCGGCGGCGAGGACGTTCCCGCCGATCCCTTCAAGCTCGGTGTCGCCTCCGGTGATCCTGAGCCGGACGGGTTCGTCCTGTGGACGCGTCTGGCCCCGGAGCCGCTGGCCGCGGACGGGCACGGGGGCATGCCGCGGCGCCCTTTCGACGTGCACTACGAAGTCGCCGAGGACCCGCAGTTCTCGCGAGTGGTCCGGCGCGGGCACGCGGTCGCCTCCCCCGACCTGGCACATTCCGTGCACCCCGAGGTGAACGGGCTCCGCCCTGGGCGGGAGTACTTCTACCGGTTCCGCGCGGGACGCTCGATCAGCCCGGTCGGTCGCACGCGGACGGCTCCGGCCCGGGATGATCAGGCACCGTCGCTGTCGTTCGCGGTGGCGTCCTGCCAAGCTTGGTACCACGGGCATTTCACGGCGTACCGGCACATGGCGGCCGAGGACATAGACCTCGTGTTCTTCGTCGGCGACTACATCTACGAGTACGCCATCAACTCCGTGAACCTGTGGCGCGAGGGCGTTCAGCTCGACAAGGTGCACGATGCCGAGGTCCGCACGCTTGAGCAGTACCGGTTGCGGTACGCGCTCTTCAAGTCCGACCCACACCTGCAGGCCGTGCACGCTAGGGCCCCGTGGGTGTCCACTTGGGACGACCACGAGGTCCAGAACAACTACGATCACGCCGGGCAGGGCGTGACGCCGGAGGACTTCGACCGCAGGCGCGCGGTCGCCTACCGGGCGTACTACGAGAACATGCCGCTGCGCCGGACCTCCCTGCCGCACGGCCCGGACATGACCCTGTACCGGCGCCTGCACTGGGGGCGGCTGGCGGACATCAACGTGCTCGACACGCGCCAGTACCGAGTGCCGGAGAAGAGCATCCTCGGCGCACGGCAGGAGAAGTGGCTCCACAATGGACTCCGTTCCTCCTCGGCGACGTGGAACGTGTTGGCACAGCAGGTCGTCATGGCGCAGATCGACCGGGACACCGGGCCGGGCCAGACCTTCAGCGACGACCAGTGGGACGGCTTCCGCGCCGAGCGGGAGCGGTTGCTGGCCCTTCGCACGCCCAACCTGGTCGTGCTGACCGGGGACATCCACCGCCATGTCGCCGCCGAGCTGAAGGCGGACTTCAACGATCCCGCGTCCGCCACCATCGGCACCGAACTGGTGGCCGGATCGATCGGCTCGGACGGAGACGGCGCTCCTCGCGACGCCTACACCGATCTCTGGCTGAGCAACCCCCACGTGAAGTTCTACGACGGCCGACGCGGTTACCTGCTCGGCAGGATGACGCCGGAGCGGTTGACCTCCGAGTACAAGGTCGTCGACTACATCCGGCGCGATGACCGGGCCCCGGTCGCCACCGCCGCCCGCTTCGTCACGACCGCCGGGCGTCCCGGTTTGGAGGCGCTGTGA
- a CDS encoding MerR family transcriptional regulator, with translation MLTISQLAAHVGCTTKAVRVYHQRGLLPEPERDASGYRRYDAQAVIDLARIVTLAKSGVPLSRIPDVLHARPGEIERIDSELRDRIRELQDRRRQLRQLDQPDRLCLPPEAVEHMERFRALGLSERHERAVRDGWILICALAPGFARAYLPVRTALLEDEEYVAVMRSYDEAIDWEPDDPRLDAIADAAFRLARRMTLPSDLPSWKEVPREAVEVVIGHNGIDSPAWRRLDEIVEQRLARVV, from the coding sequence GTGCTCACGATTAGCCAGCTCGCCGCGCACGTCGGCTGCACGACCAAAGCCGTGCGCGTCTACCACCAGCGCGGGCTCCTCCCCGAGCCCGAACGCGACGCCTCCGGCTACCGGCGCTACGACGCCCAGGCCGTGATCGACCTCGCCCGCATCGTCACGCTCGCCAAGTCGGGCGTGCCGCTCTCCCGCATTCCCGACGTCCTGCACGCCCGGCCCGGTGAGATCGAGCGCATCGACAGCGAGCTGCGCGACCGCATCCGCGAACTCCAGGACCGCCGCAGGCAGCTCCGTCAGCTCGACCAGCCCGACCGGCTCTGCCTGCCACCCGAAGCCGTCGAGCACATGGAGCGCTTCCGCGCGCTCGGCCTGTCCGAACGGCACGAGCGCGCGGTCCGCGACGGCTGGATCCTCATCTGCGCGCTCGCCCCCGGCTTCGCTCGCGCGTACCTCCCCGTGCGCACCGCCCTGCTGGAGGACGAGGAGTACGTGGCGGTCATGCGTTCCTACGACGAGGCGATCGACTGGGAACCCGACGATCCAAGGCTGGACGCGATCGCGGACGCGGCGTTCCGCCTGGCCCGGCGCATGACCCTCCCGTCGGACCTCCCGAGCTGGAAGGAGGTCCCCCGCGAGGCCGTCGAGGTCGTCATCGGTCACAACGGCATCGACAGCCCCGCGTGGCGACGGCTCGACGAGATCGTCGAGCAGCGGCTGGCGCGCGTGGTGTAG
- a CDS encoding AAA family ATPase, whose protein sequence is MEALWVTGAPGTGKSTTGWGLYTRIAERGGSVVYVDVDQLGLVGPPPGGGDAGHAIKADNVVRLLDLMRRRGVQQVIISGVVDPNSPPCWTGLTLVCLGCDRDELRRRYLGRGSSPDTLDALFEVADVFDRFDDVMDTTGQQPEDTVSELLQHCVVRPGEVQPLTVPTPPPPRVIVVSGATAVGKSTAAWGALQTHWQKGIPTAYVDMAQLGFVHPGPDSVLSAACLSALWQGYHQAGAEVLIVVTRDALPTGIFPEDSVTRVLLDADAATLAERVKRRAAGEGALLAGDELRGASQAVQLDVTARAVAEAERLRHTGQIVLDTTGHNADETTAALLGLTLPQG, encoded by the coding sequence ATGGAAGCGCTGTGGGTGACCGGGGCTCCGGGCACGGGGAAGTCCACCACCGGCTGGGGCCTGTACACGCGCATCGCCGAGCGGGGTGGCAGCGTCGTCTACGTCGACGTCGACCAGCTCGGCCTCGTCGGTCCACCTCCGGGCGGCGGCGACGCGGGACATGCCATCAAGGCCGACAACGTGGTGCGCCTGCTCGACCTGATGCGCCGCCGCGGTGTCCAGCAGGTGATCATCTCCGGCGTCGTCGATCCCAACAGTCCTCCGTGCTGGACCGGTCTGACGCTCGTGTGTCTGGGGTGCGATCGGGACGAGCTGCGCCGCCGGTACCTCGGTCGTGGTTCCTCCCCCGACACGCTGGACGCTCTCTTCGAGGTGGCGGACGTGTTCGACCGCTTCGACGACGTCATGGACACGACCGGTCAGCAGCCCGAGGACACCGTCTCCGAGTTGCTACAGCACTGCGTCGTGCGCCCCGGCGAGGTCCAGCCGCTGACCGTTCCCACTCCACCGCCCCCGCGCGTCATCGTCGTGAGTGGAGCCACGGCCGTGGGCAAGTCGACCGCCGCGTGGGGCGCGCTGCAAACCCATTGGCAGAAGGGCATTCCCACCGCCTACGTCGACATGGCGCAGCTCGGCTTCGTGCACCCCGGACCGGATTCCGTCCTGTCGGCTGCCTGCCTCTCGGCGTTGTGGCAGGGCTACCACCAGGCCGGTGCCGAAGTGCTGATCGTCGTGACGCGCGACGCGCTGCCCACGGGGATCTTCCCGGAGGACTCGGTGACCAGGGTCCTGCTCGACGCCGACGCCGCGACGCTGGCCGAGCGGGTGAAGCGGCGAGCCGCGGGCGAGGGCGCGCTGCTGGCGGGCGACGAACTCCGCGGAGCCTCCCAGGCCGTGCAGCTCGACGTGACCGCCCGCGCGGTCGCCGAGGCTGAGCGGCTGCGGCACACCGGCCAGATCGTGCTCGACACGACGGGTCACAACGCCGACGAGACCACGGCCGCGTTGCTCGGGTTGACCTTGCCCCAGGGGTAA
- a CDS encoding SDR family NAD(P)-dependent oxidoreductase gives MTRIALITGGSRGLGRNTALHLARQGVDLVITYRTAAAEAEAVVAEARQLGRTAVALPLDAGDSGTFAAFTGAVRDELAHRWGRDTFDFLVNNAGIGRNAPFGEVTEDVFDELMNVHLKGVFFLTQALLPLLADGGRIVNLSTGLTRFTLNGYSAYASMKGAVEVLTRYLAKELGPRGIAVNTVAPGPVETDFSGGVVRDNAELNSFLAAQTALGRTGQPDDIGASIAALLTDGTGWITAQRIEISGGTFL, from the coding sequence ATGACACGCATCGCACTGATCACCGGCGGCAGCCGGGGTCTCGGCCGCAACACCGCGCTCCACCTGGCCCGCCAGGGCGTGGACCTGGTGATCACCTACCGCACCGCGGCGGCCGAGGCCGAAGCCGTCGTCGCCGAGGCCCGGCAGCTGGGCCGGACCGCCGTCGCACTGCCCCTGGACGCCGGGGACAGCGGCACCTTCGCCGCGTTCACCGGTGCCGTGCGGGACGAACTCGCGCACCGGTGGGGCCGGGACACCTTCGACTTCCTGGTCAACAACGCGGGCATCGGCAGGAACGCGCCGTTCGGCGAGGTGACCGAGGACGTCTTCGACGAGCTGATGAACGTTCACCTGAAGGGCGTCTTCTTCCTCACCCAGGCACTGTTGCCGTTGCTCGCCGACGGCGGGCGGATCGTCAACCTGTCCACCGGCCTGACCCGCTTCACTCTGAACGGATACTCCGCCTACGCCAGCATGAAGGGCGCGGTGGAGGTGCTGACCCGCTACCTCGCCAAGGAGCTGGGCCCGCGCGGTATCGCGGTGAACACCGTCGCGCCCGGCCCGGTCGAGACCGACTTCAGTGGTGGGGTCGTGCGGGACAACGCGGAGCTGAACAGCTTCCTCGCCGCGCAGACCGCCCTCGGACGCACCGGTCAGCCGGACGACATCGGTGCTTCGATCGCGGCGCTGCTGACTGACGGCACCGGGTGGATCACCGCGCAGCGCATCGAGATCTCCGGCGGCACGTTCCTCTAG